A stretch of the Harpia harpyja isolate bHarHar1 chromosome 5, bHarHar1 primary haplotype, whole genome shotgun sequence genome encodes the following:
- the YTHDF3 gene encoding YTH domain-containing family protein 3 isoform X1 — protein MSATSVDQRPKGQGNKVSVQNGSIHQKDAVNDDDFEPYLSSQTNQSNSYPPMSDPYMPSYYAPSIGFPYSLGEAAWSTAGDPPMPYLTTYGQMSNGEHHYIPDGVFSQPGALGNTPPFLGQHGFNFFPGNADFSTWGTSGSQGQSTQSSAYSSSYGYPPSSLGRAIADGQAGFGSDTLSKVPGISSIEQGMTGLKIGGDMTAAVTKTVGSALSSTGMTSIAANSVPPVSSSAPKPTSWAAIARKPAKPQPKLKPKGNVGIGGPAVPPPPIKHNMNIGTWDDKGSVVKAPPAQPVLPPQTIIQQPQPLIQPPPLVQSQLPQQQPQPQQPQQQQGPQQQAQPHQLQQQQLQNRWVAPRNRGVGFSQNNGAGSENFGLGVVSVSSSPSGVEVHPVLEKLKAINNYNPKDFDWNLKNGRVFIIKSYSEDDIHRSIKYSIWCSTEHGNKRLDAAYRSLNGKGPLYLLFSVNGSGHFCGVAEMKSVVDYNAYAGVWSQDKWKGKFDVKWIFVKDVPNNQLRHIRLENNDNKPVTNSRDTQEVPLEKAKQVLKIIATFKHTTSIFDDFAHYEKRQEEEEAMRRERNRNKQ, from the exons agtAACAGCTATCCACCAATGTCAGACCCATATATGCCTAGTTATTATGCTCCATCCATTGGATTTCCTTACTCTTTAGGCGAAGCAGCATGGTCAACTGCAGGCGACCCTCCAATGCCATACTTGACAACTTATGGACAGATGAGTAATGGCGAACACCATTACATACCTGATGGTGTATTTAGTCAACCTGGGGCATTAGGAAATACCCCTCCATTTCTTGGGCAgcatggatttaatttttttcctgggaatGCAGACTTCTCTACATGGGGGACAAGTGGATCTCAGGGACAATCAACGCAAAGCTCTGCTTACAGCAGCAGCTATGGCTATCCACCTAGTTCTCTTGGGAGAGCCATAGCAGATGGACAGGCTGGATTTGGCAGTGATACTCTGAGCAAGGTGCCTGGGATTAGCAGCATTGAGCAAGGCATGACTGGACTGAAAATTGGTGGAGATATGACGGCTGCTGTAACAAAAACTGTAGGTTCAGCTCTGAGCAGTACAGGTATGACAAGCATTGCAGCAAACAGCGTGCCCCCAGTTAGCAGTTCAGCACCTAAACCAACCTCGTGGGCTGCCATTGCAAGGAAGCCTGCTAAACCTCAGCCGAAACTCAAGCCTAAAGGTAATGTGGGCATTGGGGGCCCTGCTGTACCACCACCACCTATAAAACACAACATGAATATTGGAACTTGGGATGACAAAGGGTCAGTGGTAAAAGCACCCCCAGCCCAACCAGTACTGCCTCCTCAGACTATAATCCAGCAGCCTCAGCCATTAATTCAACCACCACCACTGGTGCAAAGCCAACTGCCTCAACAGCAGCCTCAGCCACAGCAACCACAACAGCAACAAGGACCTCAGCAGCAGGCCCAGCCTCACCAGTTGCAGCAACAACAGCTGCAAAACCGCTGGGTAGCTCCTCGTAATAGGGGTGTGGGCTTCAGCCAGAACAATGGAGCTGGTAGTGAGAACTTTGGTTTAGGTGTTGTATCCGTCAGCTCCTCACCTTCTGGTGTGGAAGTGCATCCAGTGCTGGAGAAACTAAAGGCCATAAACAACTACAATCCCAAAGATTTCGATTGGAATCTGAAGAATGGACGTGTGTTTATAATCAAAAGTTATTCAGAGGACGATATTCATCGCTCCATTAAGTACTCTATCTGGTGTAGTACTGAACATGGTAATAAGCGCTTGGATGCTGCTTACCGTTCCCTGAATGGAAAAGGCCCACTCTATTTACTCTTCAGTGTGAATGGCAGTGGACACTTTTGTGGAGTGGCTGAGATGAAGTCTGTTGTGGACTACAATGCATATGCTGGTGTCTGGTCTCAGGATAAGTGGAAGGGGAAGTTTGATGTCAAATGGATCTTTGTCAAAGACGTTCCCAATAACCAACTACGGCATATTCGCTTGGAAAACAATGACAACAAACCGGTTACCAATTCGAGGGACACTCAAGAGGTACCCCTAGAAAAAGCCAAGCAAGTGCTTAAAATAATTGCTACTTTCAAGCATACCACCTCAATCTTTGATGACTTTGCACATTATGAGAAGCgtcaagaggaggaggaagccatGCGTAGG gagagaaatagaaacaaacaatAA
- the YTHDF3 gene encoding YTH domain-containing family protein 3 isoform X2, with the protein MSDPYMPSYYAPSIGFPYSLGEAAWSTAGDPPMPYLTTYGQMSNGEHHYIPDGVFSQPGALGNTPPFLGQHGFNFFPGNADFSTWGTSGSQGQSTQSSAYSSSYGYPPSSLGRAIADGQAGFGSDTLSKVPGISSIEQGMTGLKIGGDMTAAVTKTVGSALSSTGMTSIAANSVPPVSSSAPKPTSWAAIARKPAKPQPKLKPKGNVGIGGPAVPPPPIKHNMNIGTWDDKGSVVKAPPAQPVLPPQTIIQQPQPLIQPPPLVQSQLPQQQPQPQQPQQQQGPQQQAQPHQLQQQQLQNRWVAPRNRGVGFSQNNGAGSENFGLGVVSVSSSPSGVEVHPVLEKLKAINNYNPKDFDWNLKNGRVFIIKSYSEDDIHRSIKYSIWCSTEHGNKRLDAAYRSLNGKGPLYLLFSVNGSGHFCGVAEMKSVVDYNAYAGVWSQDKWKGKFDVKWIFVKDVPNNQLRHIRLENNDNKPVTNSRDTQEVPLEKAKQVLKIIATFKHTTSIFDDFAHYEKRQEEEEAMRRERNRNKQ; encoded by the exons ATGTCAGACCCATATATGCCTAGTTATTATGCTCCATCCATTGGATTTCCTTACTCTTTAGGCGAAGCAGCATGGTCAACTGCAGGCGACCCTCCAATGCCATACTTGACAACTTATGGACAGATGAGTAATGGCGAACACCATTACATACCTGATGGTGTATTTAGTCAACCTGGGGCATTAGGAAATACCCCTCCATTTCTTGGGCAgcatggatttaatttttttcctgggaatGCAGACTTCTCTACATGGGGGACAAGTGGATCTCAGGGACAATCAACGCAAAGCTCTGCTTACAGCAGCAGCTATGGCTATCCACCTAGTTCTCTTGGGAGAGCCATAGCAGATGGACAGGCTGGATTTGGCAGTGATACTCTGAGCAAGGTGCCTGGGATTAGCAGCATTGAGCAAGGCATGACTGGACTGAAAATTGGTGGAGATATGACGGCTGCTGTAACAAAAACTGTAGGTTCAGCTCTGAGCAGTACAGGTATGACAAGCATTGCAGCAAACAGCGTGCCCCCAGTTAGCAGTTCAGCACCTAAACCAACCTCGTGGGCTGCCATTGCAAGGAAGCCTGCTAAACCTCAGCCGAAACTCAAGCCTAAAGGTAATGTGGGCATTGGGGGCCCTGCTGTACCACCACCACCTATAAAACACAACATGAATATTGGAACTTGGGATGACAAAGGGTCAGTGGTAAAAGCACCCCCAGCCCAACCAGTACTGCCTCCTCAGACTATAATCCAGCAGCCTCAGCCATTAATTCAACCACCACCACTGGTGCAAAGCCAACTGCCTCAACAGCAGCCTCAGCCACAGCAACCACAACAGCAACAAGGACCTCAGCAGCAGGCCCAGCCTCACCAGTTGCAGCAACAACAGCTGCAAAACCGCTGGGTAGCTCCTCGTAATAGGGGTGTGGGCTTCAGCCAGAACAATGGAGCTGGTAGTGAGAACTTTGGTTTAGGTGTTGTATCCGTCAGCTCCTCACCTTCTGGTGTGGAAGTGCATCCAGTGCTGGAGAAACTAAAGGCCATAAACAACTACAATCCCAAAGATTTCGATTGGAATCTGAAGAATGGACGTGTGTTTATAATCAAAAGTTATTCAGAGGACGATATTCATCGCTCCATTAAGTACTCTATCTGGTGTAGTACTGAACATGGTAATAAGCGCTTGGATGCTGCTTACCGTTCCCTGAATGGAAAAGGCCCACTCTATTTACTCTTCAGTGTGAATGGCAGTGGACACTTTTGTGGAGTGGCTGAGATGAAGTCTGTTGTGGACTACAATGCATATGCTGGTGTCTGGTCTCAGGATAAGTGGAAGGGGAAGTTTGATGTCAAATGGATCTTTGTCAAAGACGTTCCCAATAACCAACTACGGCATATTCGCTTGGAAAACAATGACAACAAACCGGTTACCAATTCGAGGGACACTCAAGAGGTACCCCTAGAAAAAGCCAAGCAAGTGCTTAAAATAATTGCTACTTTCAAGCATACCACCTCAATCTTTGATGACTTTGCACATTATGAGAAGCgtcaagaggaggaggaagccatGCGTAGG gagagaaatagaaacaaacaatAA